In Corynebacterium nuruki S6-4, the following proteins share a genomic window:
- the epsC gene encoding serine O-acetyltransferase EpsC yields the protein MSLLSTLKEDLDSARTHDPAARGNVENAIVYSGLHAIWSHRLAHRLWTSGLKGPARILSQFTRFLTGIEIHPGATIGRRFFIDHGMGVVIGETAEIGDDVMLYHGVTLGGSELVQRKRHPTIGDGVMVGAGAKVLGPITIGAGSAIGANAVVTKDAPPDSILIGIPAKIRHRQPDEHVPLVEPASYVDDLQNNI from the coding sequence GTGAGCCTACTGAGCACGTTGAAAGAGGACCTGGACAGCGCGCGGACGCATGACCCCGCCGCCCGCGGCAACGTCGAGAACGCCATCGTCTACTCCGGCCTCCACGCCATCTGGAGCCACCGGCTGGCCCACCGGCTGTGGACCTCCGGACTCAAGGGGCCGGCCCGCATCCTGAGTCAGTTCACCCGCTTCCTCACCGGCATCGAGATCCACCCCGGCGCCACCATCGGACGCCGCTTCTTCATCGACCACGGCATGGGTGTGGTGATCGGCGAGACCGCCGAGATCGGCGATGACGTGATGCTGTACCACGGCGTGACCCTCGGCGGCTCCGAACTCGTCCAGCGCAAGCGCCACCCCACCATCGGCGACGGCGTGATGGTCGGCGCCGGCGCCAAGGTGCTGGGTCCGATCACCATCGGCGCCGGGTCGGCGATCGGTGCGAACGCCGTGGTGACCAAGGACGCCCCGCCGGACTCGATCCTCATCGGCATCCCCGCGAAGATCCGGCACCGCCAGCCCGACGAGCACGTCCCGCTGGTTGAGCCGGCCTCCTACGTCGACGACCTGCAGAACAACATCTGA
- a CDS encoding ThiF family adenylyltransferase produces MSDFSPRELSRYRRQLVLDGFGRPGQAALKQAHIAVIGAGGLGSPALLYLAAAGVGHVTVIDDDVVELSNLHRQVIHETAAVGEPKALSAKREMLERNPEIEVTVVQRRLTASGAVDLLRGADVVLDGTDNFDARYAASHACAVLGVPHVWGSILGFDAQLSVFWAGHGPVYEDVFPVAPPAGSVPSCAVGGVLGPLVGVVGSAMALEAVKLVTGIGEPLTGKLGYYTGLTGVWEYLPVAADPTVAQRVKDRVTGVPEDAAHGDPVPADSTGDDPVDLPDLTGAVLMDVREPDEFDAFHMPDAVNVPLSTLREAVPPVARELAGEATAAGRPLVVYCAAGVRSAEAVDILAASGIDGTSYPGGINAWLDAQ; encoded by the coding sequence GTGAGCGACTTCAGTCCGCGCGAACTCTCCCGGTACCGCCGCCAGCTCGTCCTCGACGGTTTCGGACGCCCCGGGCAGGCCGCGCTGAAACAGGCCCACATCGCCGTCATCGGCGCCGGCGGGCTCGGCTCCCCGGCGCTGCTGTACCTCGCCGCCGCCGGAGTCGGCCACGTGACCGTCATCGACGATGACGTGGTGGAACTGTCCAACCTGCACCGTCAGGTCATCCACGAGACCGCGGCCGTCGGCGAGCCGAAGGCACTGTCGGCGAAACGCGAGATGCTGGAACGCAACCCGGAGATCGAGGTGACGGTCGTGCAGCGGCGCCTGACGGCGTCCGGTGCCGTCGATCTGCTGCGCGGTGCCGATGTCGTGCTCGACGGCACCGACAATTTCGACGCCCGCTACGCCGCCTCCCATGCGTGCGCGGTGCTCGGCGTGCCGCACGTGTGGGGGTCGATCCTGGGGTTCGATGCGCAGCTGTCGGTGTTCTGGGCCGGCCACGGCCCGGTGTACGAGGATGTCTTCCCCGTCGCCCCGCCGGCCGGATCGGTGCCGTCCTGCGCGGTCGGTGGGGTGCTCGGCCCACTGGTGGGCGTCGTCGGCTCCGCGATGGCGCTGGAGGCGGTGAAGCTGGTGACCGGGATCGGCGAACCGCTGACCGGGAAGCTCGGCTACTACACGGGCCTGACCGGGGTGTGGGAGTATCTGCCGGTCGCCGCGGATCCGACGGTGGCGCAGCGGGTGAAGGACCGGGTCACCGGGGTGCCGGAGGACGCCGCCCACGGCGATCCGGTGCCGGCCGACTCCACCGGTGATGACCCGGTCGACCTGCCCGATCTCACCGGTGCGGTGCTCATGGACGTCCGCGAGCCCGACGAGTTCGACGCCTTCCACATGCCGGACGCCGTCAATGTCCCCCTCAGCACCCTGCGGGAGGCCGTCCCTCCGGTGGCCCGGGAGCTCGCCGGGGAGGCTACCGCGGCCGGACGCCCCCTCGTCGTCTACTGTGCCGCCGGTGTGCGGTCGGCCGAGGCGGTGGACATCCTCGCGGCGTCCGGAATCGACGGGACCAGTTACCCGGGCGGCATCAACGCCTGGCTGGACGCCCAGTAG
- a CDS encoding molybdenum cofactor biosynthesis protein MoaE has product MSDPATDPDYVAEQTGTVVHTAISADPLEDHLAAAKLTTQTRAMGALVTFEGTVRDHDNGTGVTKLDYTHHPTAPAALAAIAEETVRAHPEIRLWAEHRTGSLDIGDLAFLVVVAAAHRGPAFEAIAEFATRVKSEVPIWKEQEHTDGSTDWVGL; this is encoded by the coding sequence ATCCCGCCACCGACCCGGACTACGTCGCCGAGCAGACCGGCACCGTCGTCCACACCGCCATCTCCGCCGACCCGTTGGAGGACCATCTCGCCGCCGCGAAACTCACCACGCAGACCCGCGCGATGGGCGCCCTGGTGACCTTCGAGGGCACCGTCCGCGACCACGACAACGGCACGGGTGTGACGAAACTCGACTACACCCACCATCCGACCGCCCCCGCCGCCCTGGCGGCGATCGCCGAGGAGACGGTGCGCGCCCACCCGGAGATCCGGCTGTGGGCCGAGCACCGCACCGGCTCGCTGGACATCGGCGACCTGGCCTTCCTCGTGGTCGTCGCCGCCGCACACCGCGGCCCCGCCTTCGAGGCGATCGCCGAGTTCGCGACCCGGGTGAAGTCCGAGGTGCCGATCTGGAAGGAACAGGAACACACCGACGGCTCGACGGACTGGGTGGGATTGTGA